A single window of Ctenopharyngodon idella isolate HZGC_01 chromosome 24, HZGC01, whole genome shotgun sequence DNA harbors:
- the smc1b gene encoding structural maintenance of chromosomes protein 1B isoform X1, with amino-acid sequence MGFLKQLDVENFKSWRGKQTIGPFKRFNCIIGTNGSGKSNVMDALGFVMGERAVNLRVKHTRDLIHGAHIGKPVSTSASVTMIYCGDNNEEMTFSRCISGESSEYRVNGKQMTLAKYTGELEKIGIVVKAKNCLVYQGAVESIAMMNAKERTKMFERISGSGELSAEYDAKLAVLQKAKEDTQFHFNRKKAATAEKKQVFKDKTEAEKYQALLDELRESKLQLTLFQLFHNEKNIDSQSDSLRDVQEAAAQQKNSLDVWEQTVKARKKEHGRLNRELQQLEKEIRSQEQILNQQRPQYIKAKVNTSHHEYKVEEARRSLQKNQSQQAKKEQELEELKRELTELEKAWKASERQMEEEEAQRGAGVQLEEAQLERYKELKELARKKGAILNQSAEKLHWEVKADREKLQFDLRRKSEIQANIKHSQTRLEDFSRRAEKLEEYANTTKKALEEQHQQEKQLAEELSTGFIRMEEVNKELAQVLIKLQNARLDSQENRRQQKRDEVLESLRRLYPDTVYGRLVDLCQPIHKKYQIAVTKLFGKNMNAIVVTSATVAHDCIRFLKEERAEPEMFLPIDYIDVHPLNERLREVQGAKMVVDVVQCSQNAPQLKRVIQYVCGNSLVCETLKDARRIAFDGPERLQTVALDGSLFRKSGVISGGSLDLSKKARRWDEKDMNKLKEEKDKLSSELRALMKLKRKEVDLMQIRAQSQGNQTRLKYSNSELDSIRKKSIPACQAEISKLRSELSNLEAQIEIQTESVELKDNEMKAVRDKIHQMEDVVFADFCAEIGVANIREYEQDYLRVQQELEKKRLQFESQHTRLSTQLEYEQAQLEKLVKQMKKIEETIEKEDNVVISLKEMEDRLLIAVEQTQSNLLELNNQLSKKTTLVNDAKTELDKTLKGLQERNRVLVKLQKETICAEAALEQLRLSRHNLLLGCKIDCLPLTLISGALDDISDIQLDSESQSISTLDIYEREAQMVFDYSTLDMGLKALTEESELEAQLEKLKEDVSSLESMIMMSRAPNLKALEKIREVKDSYREVMDAFETSTHTTKKCSQEFEQVKAKRFHLFSQCFERVSIVIDQIYKNLCRNASAQAILSAENPNEPYLDGINYNCVAPGKRFMAMDNLSGGEKAIAALALVFAIHSFRPAPFFVLDEVDAALDNTNIGKVTGFFRMMSRESCQIIVISLKEEFYSRADALLGVYSMFDECMFSRLLTLDLTPYPLNDENGTDREMDK; translated from the exons ATGGGTTTCTTAAAACAATTAGACGTTGAAAATTTCAAATCCTGGCGAGGAAAGCAAACTATCGGCCcatttaaaaggtttaattgcATAATTGGCACTAATGGATCAG GCAAATCTAATGTCATGGATGCTCTTGGATTCGTGATGGGAGAGAGGGCTGTAAACCTCCGTGTCAAGCACACCAGAGATCTCATCCACGGTGCCCACATCGGCAAACCCGTGTCCACCTCCGCCAGCGTGACCATGATCTACTGTGGAGACAATAATGAGGAAATGACGTTCAGTAGATGCATTTCAG GGGAATCTTCTGAGTATCGAGTGAATGGTAAACAGATGACTTTGGCGAAGTACACTGGAGAGCTGGAGAAGATCGGCATTGTGGTGAAAGCGAAGAATTGTCTGGTCTATCAG GGTGCTGTGGAGTCAATTGCCATGATGAATGCCAAAGAACGAACAAAGAtgtttgaacgaatcagtgGCTCCGGAGAGCTGAGCGCTGAATATGATGCCAAGCTGGCGGTCCTGCAGAAAGCCAAAGAGGACACCCAGTTCCACTTTAACCGCAAAAAAGCGGCTACAGCTGAGAAGAAACAAGTCTTCAAAGATAAGACTGAG GCGGAAAAATATCAGGCGCTGTTGGACGAACTCAGAGAAAGCAAGCTCCAGCTGACTCTCTTTCAGCTCTTCcacaatgagaaaaacataGATTCACAGTCAGATTCACTGAGGGATGTACAGGAGGCCGCAGCGCAGCAGAAGAACAGCCTGGACGTCTGGGAACAAACTGTGAAGGCTCGGAAGAAAGAACATGGGCGCCTGAACCGGGAACTTCAGCAGTTGGAGAAGGAGATCAG ATCTCAAGAGCAGATTCTTAATCAGCAGAGGCCTCAGTACATCAAAGCTAAAGTGAACACTTCCCATCATGAGTACAAAGTGGAGGAGGCACGCAGATCGCTTCAGAAGAACCAGAGTCAGCAGGCCAAAAAGGAACAGGAGCTGGAGGAGCTAAAGAGAGAGCTGACTGAGCTGGAGAAGGCCTGGAAGGCCTCTGAGAGGCagatggaggaggaggaggctcAAAGAGGAGCCGGAGTGCAACTAGAGGAGGCCCAG TTGGAGCGGTATAAAGAACTCAAAGAGCTGGCCAGGAAAAAGGGAGCCATTTTAAACCAAAGCGCAGAGAAGCTGCACTGGGAAGTAAAAGCAGACCGTGAAAAGCTCCAGTTTGACCTGAGGAGGAAAAGTGAGATACAG GCAAATATTAAACATTCTCAAACTCGGTTGGAAGATTTCAGCAGAAGGGCAGAGAAGCTGGAGGAGTATGCCAACACTACTaa gAAAGCTCTGGAGGAGCAGCATCAGCAGGAGAAGCAGCTGGCAGAGGAGCTGTCGACAGGCTTCATACGAATGGAGGAGGTGAACAAGGAGCTGGCGCAGGTGCTGATCAAGCTGCAGAACGCTCGCCTGGACAGCCAAGAGAATCGACGACAGCAGAAACGAGATGAAGTCCTTGAAAGCCTCAGGAGACTCTACCCTGATACAGTG TATGGCCGTCTGGTGGACTTGTGCCAGCCCATCCACAAGAAATACCAGATCGCCGTCACCAAGCTGTTTGGCAAGAACATGAATGCAATTGTTGTGACGTCTGCCACAGTGGCTCATGACTGCATCCGATTTCTGAAAGAGGAAAGAGCCGAACCAGAGATGTTTCTTCCTATTGACTATATAGAT GTACATCCTCTGAACGAGCGTCTGAGGGAAGTGCAGGGAGCCAAGATGGTGGTGGATGTGGTTCAGTGCTCTCAAAACGCCCCTCAGCTTAAGAGGGTGATTCAGTATGTGTGCGGAAACTCCCTGGTCTGCGAGACTCTGAAAGACGCCCGTCGCATTGCCTTCGATGGCCCTGAGCGCCTTCAG ACGGTGGCTCTTGATGGCTCCTTGTTTCGCAAGTCTGGGGTGATCTCTGGAGGCTCGTTGGACCTGAGCAAGAAAGCTCGACGCTGGGATGAGAAGGACATGAATAAACTGAAGGAGGAGAAGGATAAGCTGTCATCTGAGCTGCGT GCCCTGATGAAGCTGAAGCGTAAGGAAGTGGATTTGATGCAGATCAGGGCTCAGTCTCAAGGAAACCAGACTCGTCTCAAATACTCCAACTCAGAACTGGACTCCATTCGCAAGAAGAGCATCCCAGCTTGTCAGGCT GAGATTTCCAAACTCAGGAGTGAGCTCTCCAACCTCGAGGCCCAGATTGAGATACAGACCGAGAGTGTAGAACTAAAGGATAACGAGATGAAGGCTGTCAGGGACAAAATTCATCAG ATGGAGGACGTGGTGTTTGCAGACTTCTGCGCAGAGATTGGTGTGGCTAACATCCGTGAGTATGAGCAGGATTATCTGCGAGTGCAGCAGGAGCTTGAGAAGAAGCG CCTACAGTTTGAGTCCCAGCATACCCGGCTAAGTACCCAGCTAGAGTATGAACAGGCACAGTTGGAGAAACTCGTCAAACAGATGAAGAAGATAGAAGAGACCATCGAAAAAGAGGATAACGTCGTTATTAGCTTGAAAGAG ATGGAGGACAGACTTTTGATAGCTGTGGAGCAGACACAATCAAATCTCCTAGAACTGAACAACCAGCTGTCAAAAAAGACAACTTTAGTTAACGATGCCAAGACAGAGCTTGACAAGACTCTTAAAGGCCTTCAGGAGAGAAACAG GGTGCTGGTGaagcttcagaaggaaacaatCTGCGCTGAGGCAGCCCTAGAACAGCTGAGACTGAGCAGACACAACCTGCTGCTGGGCTGTAAGATAGACTGCCTACCGTTGACACTGATTTCAGGAGCGCTGGATGACATCAGTGACATACAG CTGGACTCAGAGTCTCAGAGCATCAGCACACTGGATATTTATGAACGAGAGGCGCAGATGGTGTTTGACTATTCGACACTGGACATGGGCCTTAAG GCCCTCACTGAGGAGAGTGAATTGGAGGCTCAGTTGGAGAAGCTCAAAGAGGACGTCTCCTCTCTGGAGTCCATGATCATGATGTCCAGAGCTCCCAACCTGAAAGCTCTAGAAAAGATCAGAGAGGTCAAGGACAGCTACCGGGAAGTAATGGATG CGTTTGAGACCAGCACACACACCACTAAGAAATGCAGTCAGGAGTTTGAGCAAGTGAAGGCCAAACGCTTCCATCTGTTTAGTCAGTGCTTTGAACGCGTGTCTATCGTCATTGACCAGATCTATAAGAATCTCTGCAGAAACGCCAGCGCTCAG GCCATTCTCAGTGCGGAGAATCCAAATGAGCCCTACCTGGATGGCATCAACTATAACTGTGTGGCTCCGGGGAAACGATTCATGGCCATGGACAACCTGTCAGGAGGAGAGAAGGCCATCGCTGCTCTCGCTTTGGTCTTTGCCATTCACAG CTTTCGTCCTGCCCCGTTCTTTGTGCTGGATGAAGTGGATGCTGCCCTGGACAACACAAACATTGGCAAA GTTACAGGATTTTTCCGAATGATGTCCAGAGAGAGCTGCCAGATCATTGTGATCTCCCTGAAGGAGGAGTTCTACTCACGGGCAGACGCTCTTCTTGGAGTCTATTCTATG TTTGATGAATGCATGTTCAGCCGTCTTCTCACCCTGGACCTCACCCCGTACCCACTGAACGACGAGAACggcacagacagagagatggacAAAtga
- the smc1b gene encoding structural maintenance of chromosomes protein 1B isoform X2, whose amino-acid sequence MDALGFVMGERAVNLRVKHTRDLIHGAHIGKPVSTSASVTMIYCGDNNEEMTFSRCISGESSEYRVNGKQMTLAKYTGELEKIGIVVKAKNCLVYQGAVESIAMMNAKERTKMFERISGSGELSAEYDAKLAVLQKAKEDTQFHFNRKKAATAEKKQVFKDKTEAEKYQALLDELRESKLQLTLFQLFHNEKNIDSQSDSLRDVQEAAAQQKNSLDVWEQTVKARKKEHGRLNRELQQLEKEIRSQEQILNQQRPQYIKAKVNTSHHEYKVEEARRSLQKNQSQQAKKEQELEELKRELTELEKAWKASERQMEEEEAQRGAGVQLEEAQLERYKELKELARKKGAILNQSAEKLHWEVKADREKLQFDLRRKSEIQANIKHSQTRLEDFSRRAEKLEEYANTTKKALEEQHQQEKQLAEELSTGFIRMEEVNKELAQVLIKLQNARLDSQENRRQQKRDEVLESLRRLYPDTVYGRLVDLCQPIHKKYQIAVTKLFGKNMNAIVVTSATVAHDCIRFLKEERAEPEMFLPIDYIDVHPLNERLREVQGAKMVVDVVQCSQNAPQLKRVIQYVCGNSLVCETLKDARRIAFDGPERLQTVALDGSLFRKSGVISGGSLDLSKKARRWDEKDMNKLKEEKDKLSSELRALMKLKRKEVDLMQIRAQSQGNQTRLKYSNSELDSIRKKSIPACQAEISKLRSELSNLEAQIEIQTESVELKDNEMKAVRDKIHQMEDVVFADFCAEIGVANIREYEQDYLRVQQELEKKRLQFESQHTRLSTQLEYEQAQLEKLVKQMKKIEETIEKEDNVVISLKEMEDRLLIAVEQTQSNLLELNNQLSKKTTLVNDAKTELDKTLKGLQERNRVLVKLQKETICAEAALEQLRLSRHNLLLGCKIDCLPLTLISGALDDISDIQLDSESQSISTLDIYEREAQMVFDYSTLDMGLKALTEESELEAQLEKLKEDVSSLESMIMMSRAPNLKALEKIREVKDSYREVMDAFETSTHTTKKCSQEFEQVKAKRFHLFSQCFERVSIVIDQIYKNLCRNASAQAILSAENPNEPYLDGINYNCVAPGKRFMAMDNLSGGEKAIAALALVFAIHSFRPAPFFVLDEVDAALDNTNIGKVTGFFRMMSRESCQIIVISLKEEFYSRADALLGVYSMFDECMFSRLLTLDLTPYPLNDENGTDREMDK is encoded by the exons ATGGATGCTCTTGGATTCGTGATGGGAGAGAGGGCTGTAAACCTCCGTGTCAAGCACACCAGAGATCTCATCCACGGTGCCCACATCGGCAAACCCGTGTCCACCTCCGCCAGCGTGACCATGATCTACTGTGGAGACAATAATGAGGAAATGACGTTCAGTAGATGCATTTCAG GGGAATCTTCTGAGTATCGAGTGAATGGTAAACAGATGACTTTGGCGAAGTACACTGGAGAGCTGGAGAAGATCGGCATTGTGGTGAAAGCGAAGAATTGTCTGGTCTATCAG GGTGCTGTGGAGTCAATTGCCATGATGAATGCCAAAGAACGAACAAAGAtgtttgaacgaatcagtgGCTCCGGAGAGCTGAGCGCTGAATATGATGCCAAGCTGGCGGTCCTGCAGAAAGCCAAAGAGGACACCCAGTTCCACTTTAACCGCAAAAAAGCGGCTACAGCTGAGAAGAAACAAGTCTTCAAAGATAAGACTGAG GCGGAAAAATATCAGGCGCTGTTGGACGAACTCAGAGAAAGCAAGCTCCAGCTGACTCTCTTTCAGCTCTTCcacaatgagaaaaacataGATTCACAGTCAGATTCACTGAGGGATGTACAGGAGGCCGCAGCGCAGCAGAAGAACAGCCTGGACGTCTGGGAACAAACTGTGAAGGCTCGGAAGAAAGAACATGGGCGCCTGAACCGGGAACTTCAGCAGTTGGAGAAGGAGATCAG ATCTCAAGAGCAGATTCTTAATCAGCAGAGGCCTCAGTACATCAAAGCTAAAGTGAACACTTCCCATCATGAGTACAAAGTGGAGGAGGCACGCAGATCGCTTCAGAAGAACCAGAGTCAGCAGGCCAAAAAGGAACAGGAGCTGGAGGAGCTAAAGAGAGAGCTGACTGAGCTGGAGAAGGCCTGGAAGGCCTCTGAGAGGCagatggaggaggaggaggctcAAAGAGGAGCCGGAGTGCAACTAGAGGAGGCCCAG TTGGAGCGGTATAAAGAACTCAAAGAGCTGGCCAGGAAAAAGGGAGCCATTTTAAACCAAAGCGCAGAGAAGCTGCACTGGGAAGTAAAAGCAGACCGTGAAAAGCTCCAGTTTGACCTGAGGAGGAAAAGTGAGATACAG GCAAATATTAAACATTCTCAAACTCGGTTGGAAGATTTCAGCAGAAGGGCAGAGAAGCTGGAGGAGTATGCCAACACTACTaa gAAAGCTCTGGAGGAGCAGCATCAGCAGGAGAAGCAGCTGGCAGAGGAGCTGTCGACAGGCTTCATACGAATGGAGGAGGTGAACAAGGAGCTGGCGCAGGTGCTGATCAAGCTGCAGAACGCTCGCCTGGACAGCCAAGAGAATCGACGACAGCAGAAACGAGATGAAGTCCTTGAAAGCCTCAGGAGACTCTACCCTGATACAGTG TATGGCCGTCTGGTGGACTTGTGCCAGCCCATCCACAAGAAATACCAGATCGCCGTCACCAAGCTGTTTGGCAAGAACATGAATGCAATTGTTGTGACGTCTGCCACAGTGGCTCATGACTGCATCCGATTTCTGAAAGAGGAAAGAGCCGAACCAGAGATGTTTCTTCCTATTGACTATATAGAT GTACATCCTCTGAACGAGCGTCTGAGGGAAGTGCAGGGAGCCAAGATGGTGGTGGATGTGGTTCAGTGCTCTCAAAACGCCCCTCAGCTTAAGAGGGTGATTCAGTATGTGTGCGGAAACTCCCTGGTCTGCGAGACTCTGAAAGACGCCCGTCGCATTGCCTTCGATGGCCCTGAGCGCCTTCAG ACGGTGGCTCTTGATGGCTCCTTGTTTCGCAAGTCTGGGGTGATCTCTGGAGGCTCGTTGGACCTGAGCAAGAAAGCTCGACGCTGGGATGAGAAGGACATGAATAAACTGAAGGAGGAGAAGGATAAGCTGTCATCTGAGCTGCGT GCCCTGATGAAGCTGAAGCGTAAGGAAGTGGATTTGATGCAGATCAGGGCTCAGTCTCAAGGAAACCAGACTCGTCTCAAATACTCCAACTCAGAACTGGACTCCATTCGCAAGAAGAGCATCCCAGCTTGTCAGGCT GAGATTTCCAAACTCAGGAGTGAGCTCTCCAACCTCGAGGCCCAGATTGAGATACAGACCGAGAGTGTAGAACTAAAGGATAACGAGATGAAGGCTGTCAGGGACAAAATTCATCAG ATGGAGGACGTGGTGTTTGCAGACTTCTGCGCAGAGATTGGTGTGGCTAACATCCGTGAGTATGAGCAGGATTATCTGCGAGTGCAGCAGGAGCTTGAGAAGAAGCG CCTACAGTTTGAGTCCCAGCATACCCGGCTAAGTACCCAGCTAGAGTATGAACAGGCACAGTTGGAGAAACTCGTCAAACAGATGAAGAAGATAGAAGAGACCATCGAAAAAGAGGATAACGTCGTTATTAGCTTGAAAGAG ATGGAGGACAGACTTTTGATAGCTGTGGAGCAGACACAATCAAATCTCCTAGAACTGAACAACCAGCTGTCAAAAAAGACAACTTTAGTTAACGATGCCAAGACAGAGCTTGACAAGACTCTTAAAGGCCTTCAGGAGAGAAACAG GGTGCTGGTGaagcttcagaaggaaacaatCTGCGCTGAGGCAGCCCTAGAACAGCTGAGACTGAGCAGACACAACCTGCTGCTGGGCTGTAAGATAGACTGCCTACCGTTGACACTGATTTCAGGAGCGCTGGATGACATCAGTGACATACAG CTGGACTCAGAGTCTCAGAGCATCAGCACACTGGATATTTATGAACGAGAGGCGCAGATGGTGTTTGACTATTCGACACTGGACATGGGCCTTAAG GCCCTCACTGAGGAGAGTGAATTGGAGGCTCAGTTGGAGAAGCTCAAAGAGGACGTCTCCTCTCTGGAGTCCATGATCATGATGTCCAGAGCTCCCAACCTGAAAGCTCTAGAAAAGATCAGAGAGGTCAAGGACAGCTACCGGGAAGTAATGGATG CGTTTGAGACCAGCACACACACCACTAAGAAATGCAGTCAGGAGTTTGAGCAAGTGAAGGCCAAACGCTTCCATCTGTTTAGTCAGTGCTTTGAACGCGTGTCTATCGTCATTGACCAGATCTATAAGAATCTCTGCAGAAACGCCAGCGCTCAG GCCATTCTCAGTGCGGAGAATCCAAATGAGCCCTACCTGGATGGCATCAACTATAACTGTGTGGCTCCGGGGAAACGATTCATGGCCATGGACAACCTGTCAGGAGGAGAGAAGGCCATCGCTGCTCTCGCTTTGGTCTTTGCCATTCACAG CTTTCGTCCTGCCCCGTTCTTTGTGCTGGATGAAGTGGATGCTGCCCTGGACAACACAAACATTGGCAAA GTTACAGGATTTTTCCGAATGATGTCCAGAGAGAGCTGCCAGATCATTGTGATCTCCCTGAAGGAGGAGTTCTACTCACGGGCAGACGCTCTTCTTGGAGTCTATTCTATG TTTGATGAATGCATGTTCAGCCGTCTTCTCACCCTGGACCTCACCCCGTACCCACTGAACGACGAGAACggcacagacagagagatggacAAAtga